From Nitrospirae bacterium YQR-1, a single genomic window includes:
- a CDS encoding glycosyltransferase family 2 protein produces MESNENKKIFSVVIPVYQNEGSLTVAIPLMLSVIEKIEAYKTEIILVDDGSTDNSYEIIKKYCTSHPEIIRGVKLTKNFGQVSAIYAGLQIAKGHCTGIISADMQDPFELFTEMLKIWEKGTKLVIAERQNREDPLLQKVFSFLYFRLVNMFAVRDYPYGGFDFCLMDREIVNILRTMEEKNTHLSVLIFSLGFSHEIILYTRKKRIYGRSQWTFAKKFKLFIDTFVSFSYTPIRFMSLTGIIVFFLSLTYAIYISVQKLLHPEGYIGWTSIACLITMFGGLIMFTLGIIGEYLWRILDEVRKRPVYIIDEVLTDERQDTGSFNK; encoded by the coding sequence ATGGAATCAAACGAGAATAAAAAGATATTTTCCGTTGTTATACCAGTATATCAAAATGAGGGCAGTCTTACCGTTGCAATACCTTTAATGCTGTCAGTTATAGAAAAAATAGAGGCATATAAGACTGAAATAATTTTAGTTGACGATGGTTCGACAGATAATTCTTATGAAATAATCAAAAAATATTGCACTTCTCACCCTGAAATTATAAGAGGGGTAAAGCTTACTAAAAATTTCGGCCAGGTTTCCGCAATCTATGCAGGCCTACAAATAGCTAAGGGCCACTGCACCGGAATAATATCAGCCGACATGCAAGACCCTTTTGAGCTCTTTACAGAGATGTTGAAAATATGGGAAAAAGGAACAAAACTTGTTATTGCAGAAAGACAAAATAGAGAAGACCCTTTATTGCAGAAGGTTTTTTCCTTTTTATATTTCAGGTTGGTAAATATGTTTGCCGTCAGAGATTATCCTTACGGAGGTTTTGATTTCTGCCTGATGGACAGAGAGATAGTTAACATTTTAAGAACAATGGAGGAGAAAAACACACATTTAAGTGTTCTTATTTTTTCGTTAGGTTTTTCACATGAAATCATACTCTATACAAGAAAGAAACGTATCTATGGCCGCTCTCAATGGACATTTGCTAAAAAGTTTAAACTCTTTATTGACACCTTCGTATCCTTTTCCTATACTCCAATCAGGTTTATGTCATTAACCGGTATAATAGTGTTTTTTTTGAGCCTTACTTACGCAATATATATATCCGTACAAAAACTATTGCATCCTGAAGGGTACATCGGATGGACCTCTATAGCTTGTTTAATAACAATGTTTGGGGGCCTTATTATGTTTACATTGGGTATAATCGGCGAATATTTGTGGAGGATACTCGATGAGGTAAGAAAGAGGCCTGTTTACATAATAGATGAGGTGCTCACCGATGAAAGGCAAGACACCGGCAGCTTCAATAAGTGA
- a CDS encoding acyltransferase, translating to MSFLSQEQLEKMNFKKIGSNVLISDKASVYQAEKIEIGDNSRIDDFCVISGKLSIGRNVHVAVFCNLEAGTEGIVLEDFVTLAYGCRVFSESADYKGGTLTNYTVPAKYRVGFKKHVHIARHCIVGTNSVVFPGVTLAEGTSVGAMSLITKSTEPWSIYAGCPARKISERKRDLLELESRYLAEQQ from the coding sequence ATGTCATTTCTATCACAAGAGCAGCTTGAAAAAATGAACTTTAAGAAGATTGGGTCAAATGTTCTTATAAGCGATAAGGCATCAGTCTATCAGGCAGAGAAAATAGAAATAGGTGATAACTCGCGGATTGATGATTTTTGTGTGATTTCAGGCAAGCTGTCAATTGGCCGAAATGTACATGTAGCAGTATTTTGTAACCTGGAAGCCGGCACTGAAGGAATTGTTTTAGAGGATTTTGTAACTCTTGCATACGGCTGCCGTGTGTTTTCAGAAAGCGCCGACTATAAGGGCGGCACTCTCACCAACTATACCGTACCTGCTAAGTACAGAGTAGGATTCAAAAAACACGTTCACATAGCACGACATTGTATTGTTGGCACAAATAGTGTTGTTTTTCCCGGTGTTACGCTGGCTGAGGGAACATCCGTGGGGGCAATGTCTCTGATAACAAAGTCAACTGAGCCATGGTCAATATATGCAGGCTGCCCGGCACGTAAGATTTCAGAAAGGAAACGTGATTTATTAGAGCTTGAGAGCAGATATCTGGCTGAGCAACAATGA
- a CDS encoding GNAT family N-acetyltransferase, which yields MTDVFVVSTADKTRWQKQIECLNEVDIYFLHGYARAFEAATGNKHFLFCFKKEDFCIIEPFCLRELDEFKSTYTNRYGELLEWNWQDSLSPYGYCGPVCSDGHMTEALFDEYLSALKDFFKREHIVSHFIRFNPLLFNYKDYFGKYLDYVHNDKVVVVNLNQGIEAVRAGYRSRNIKKANRADIKYRICHEVEELSSALPDFKLLYTDTMDRVKANQFYHFSEEFFRVLSLELYPHCKYFMLYHNEVAVAGIIVLVYGRRIHYFLSASTAYGQTMRANDFLLDKIMQWGCQNGYDCFFLGGGHPDRPNLLEYKKRFSNTLIDCFKGGVITDSQRYDALCSLCNTETVVQYFPLYRAPLQ from the coding sequence ATGACAGATGTCTTTGTTGTCTCAACTGCCGACAAAACAAGGTGGCAGAAGCAAATTGAATGCTTAAATGAAGTGGATATTTATTTTCTGCATGGTTATGCCAGGGCATTTGAGGCGGCTACAGGTAATAAACACTTCCTTTTTTGTTTTAAAAAAGAGGACTTCTGTATTATTGAACCTTTCTGTCTAAGAGAGCTTGATGAGTTCAAATCCACTTACACAAATAGATATGGAGAGCTCCTGGAGTGGAATTGGCAGGACTCACTATCCCCTTATGGTTACTGCGGTCCGGTTTGTTCAGACGGACATATGACTGAGGCACTGTTTGATGAATATTTAAGCGCATTAAAGGATTTTTTTAAGAGAGAACATATCGTCTCACATTTCATAAGATTTAACCCTTTACTTTTTAATTATAAGGATTATTTCGGAAAATATCTGGATTATGTACACAATGACAAAGTTGTAGTGGTAAATTTGAATCAGGGTATTGAAGCTGTAAGAGCAGGGTATCGTTCAAGAAATATAAAAAAAGCAAACAGAGCAGATATAAAATACCGCATATGCCATGAGGTGGAGGAACTCTCCAGCGCACTGCCGGATTTTAAATTGCTTTATACGGACACGATGGACAGAGTAAAAGCCAATCAATTTTACCACTTCTCCGAAGAGTTTTTTAGGGTTCTTTCGCTTGAACTCTACCCGCACTGTAAATACTTCATGCTATACCACAATGAGGTTGCCGTTGCCGGCATTATAGTTTTAGTGTATGGCAGGCGCATTCACTATTTTCTATCGGCATCTACAGCTTATGGACAGACTATGAGGGCAAATGACTTTTTATTGGATAAGATTATGCAGTGGGGCTGCCAAAATGGCTACGATTGTTTTTTTCTTGGCGGCGGACATCCTGACCGTCCTAATCTGCTGGAATATAAAAAGAGATTTTCCAACACACTGATTGATTGCTTCAAAGGCGGCGTGATTACCGACTCACAAAGATACGACGCCTTGTGTTCCCTGTGTAACACAGAGACTGTTGTACAGTACTTCCCTCTTTACAGGGCCCCCCTGCAATAA